The Chloroherpetonaceae bacterium genome has a segment encoding these proteins:
- the recJ gene encoding single-stranded-DNA-specific exonuclease RecJ translates to MRKHYRWRLLQPDSEKVFALARAINASLPIAKALCNRGIFTFDDAKRFFRPEEAPLHSPFLMRDMQHAAERLSQAIERGERIMIYGDYDVDGTTGTALLLLFLRELGAEVLFYINDRFKEGYGVARSGIEYAHEKGVSLIISVDCGITAFEPIKYAQSLGIDFIVCDHHESSLERPPALAVLDPKRPDCDYPFKELSGCGVAFKLAEAVCTVRGLPAERAYAYLDLVAAAIAADIVPALGENRTLLARGIAQTKKNPRLAFSEIFNCARYDSSHLSTSDLVFIVAPRINAAGRMDHARQVVELLTTANGDLAAHLALTLEKLNTERRHIDRQMTEEALRDAERLLSIYPSSVVLYKPDWHLGVVGIVASRIAEHFYVPTIVLTEANGVLKGSARSIADFDLYDAISACKEHLLQFGGHAAAAGLSLPITSLEAFRAAFERACAERLKMEQRNPEIVIDAELRLEEITPNFLAVLKRFEPCGPGNRHPVFLTRGVRQTCSVQVMKNEHLRLHLSNSHSHGSIYPAVGFHFAHYLDMLQDRSRPLDIVYSIEENCYNGQTSVQFRLRDVQLSSA, encoded by the coding sequence ACCTGATTCTGAGAAAGTTTTTGCACTGGCCAGAGCTATTAATGCAAGCCTTCCAATTGCTAAGGCGCTGTGCAACCGCGGGATTTTTACGTTTGACGACGCAAAGCGCTTTTTCCGCCCAGAGGAAGCGCCGCTTCACTCACCTTTTTTGATGCGTGATATGCAGCATGCAGCCGAGCGGCTCTCTCAGGCAATTGAGCGAGGCGAGCGCATTATGATTTACGGTGACTACGACGTAGATGGCACAACAGGCACGGCGTTGCTTCTACTGTTTTTGCGTGAGCTGGGCGCTGAGGTGCTCTTTTACATCAATGACCGCTTCAAAGAAGGCTACGGGGTTGCGCGCTCTGGCATAGAGTATGCCCACGAAAAGGGCGTCTCACTCATCATTTCAGTCGATTGTGGCATCACTGCATTTGAGCCGATTAAGTATGCTCAGTCGCTTGGCATTGATTTCATCGTGTGTGACCATCACGAATCCAGTCTCGAGCGGCCCCCTGCTTTGGCTGTCTTAGACCCGAAGCGCCCTGACTGCGACTACCCTTTCAAAGAGCTATCAGGCTGCGGCGTGGCATTCAAGTTAGCGGAGGCGGTTTGCACCGTGCGCGGCTTGCCTGCGGAACGCGCATACGCCTACCTCGATCTTGTTGCTGCGGCAATTGCCGCTGATATTGTGCCTGCTCTCGGCGAAAACCGCACACTGCTTGCACGCGGGATTGCGCAAACGAAAAAAAATCCACGCCTTGCATTCTCTGAGATTTTCAATTGTGCCCGCTACGACTCCTCTCACCTCAGTACCTCTGACCTTGTTTTCATCGTCGCCCCTCGCATCAACGCTGCAGGAAGAATGGATCACGCCCGTCAAGTGGTGGAACTTCTGACAACAGCAAATGGCGACCTTGCTGCACATCTGGCTCTTACACTGGAAAAATTGAACACAGAGCGGCGCCACATTGACCGCCAAATGACTGAGGAAGCACTCCGCGACGCAGAACGGTTACTTAGCATATACCCGTCATCGGTTGTCCTATATAAGCCCGACTGGCACTTGGGAGTCGTAGGCATTGTCGCTTCTCGCATCGCTGAACATTTCTATGTGCCTACGATTGTGCTCACCGAAGCAAATGGGGTTCTCAAAGGCTCAGCACGCAGCATAGCAGACTTTGACCTTTACGATGCGATTTCTGCCTGCAAAGAACACCTATTGCAATTTGGTGGGCACGCTGCAGCGGCTGGCTTGTCGCTCCCCATTACATCGCTTGAAGCCTTCCGTGCTGCCTTTGAGCGTGCCTGTGCTGAGCGCTTGAAGATGGAACAGCGCAATCCTGAGATTGTTATTGACGCTGAATTGCGGTTGGAAGAGATTACACCGAACTTTCTTGCGGTGCTAAAGCGCTTTGAGCCTTGCGGCCCTGGTAACCGCCATCCTGTTTTTCTTACGCGTGGCGTTCGGCAGACTTGCTCCGTGCAAGTGATGAAAAATGAGCACCTGCGCCTTCACCTTTCGAATTCGCATTCACACGGTTCTATCTACCCTGCTGTGGGCTTTCACTTTGCGCATTATCTCGATATGCTGCAAGACCGCTCTCGCCCGCTGGATATTGTCTATTCCATTGAAGAGAACTGTTACAACGGGCAGACCTCTGTTCAGTTTCGCCTGCGTGATGTGCAGCTTAGCTCTGCATAG
- a CDS encoding SDR family oxidoreductase, whose protein sequence is MQKAWSLLGKKALITGGTKGIGLAIAEEFLMLGAEIFVVARTEKDVQNRLRAWRQHRWKVHGLAIDIDDADARQALMSELKTQWGRLDILINNVGTNVRKATMDYTTEEVEALVQTNLLSAFEMCRLLYPMMRTPEGSAIVNVSSVAGSRVVQTGAVYAMAKAALEQLTRYLAVEWASDGIRVNAVAPWYIHTPLAEQVLKKEDYKKRVLLRTPLGRIGNPEEVARAVAFLAMPAASYITGQCLAVDGGFSIWGF, encoded by the coding sequence ATGCAAAAAGCATGGTCGCTTCTTGGCAAAAAAGCACTAATTACTGGCGGCACAAAGGGAATTGGACTAGCGATTGCAGAAGAGTTTCTAATGCTTGGCGCTGAAATTTTCGTCGTGGCAAGAACAGAAAAAGATGTGCAGAACCGTCTCAGAGCATGGCGGCAGCATCGCTGGAAAGTGCATGGATTAGCCATAGATATTGATGATGCGGACGCACGTCAGGCGCTGATGAGCGAGCTAAAAACACAGTGGGGACGGCTGGATATTCTCATCAACAATGTCGGCACCAATGTGCGCAAAGCCACTATGGATTACACCACTGAGGAAGTGGAAGCGTTGGTGCAGACCAACCTGCTCTCAGCCTTCGAAATGTGCCGCCTGCTTTACCCAATGATGCGCACGCCAGAAGGCAGCGCGATTGTAAATGTCAGTTCCGTCGCTGGCTCGCGTGTGGTGCAGACAGGCGCAGTGTATGCAATGGCCAAAGCTGCCTTAGAGCAGCTTACGCGCTACTTGGCGGTCGAGTGGGCAAGTGATGGCATTCGCGTCAATGCCGTAGCACCTTGGTATATCCATACGCCCTTAGCGGAACAAGTGCTGAAAAAAGAAGACTACAAAAAGCGTGTGCTTCTACGCACACCACTTGGTCGGATTGGGAATCCAGAAGAAGTCGCACGTGCCGTGGCGTTTCTTGCGATGCCAGCTGCCTCTTACATCACAGGACAGTGCCTTGCAGTAGATGGTGGGTTTTCCATCTGGGGCTTTTGA
- the amrB gene encoding AmmeMemoRadiSam system protein B has protein sequence MLTIFRTVRKPIFAGSHYPDAPEALMAMIDTALATVQPEPIGEVKAMLLPYSTYDEVLPVLAKAYRQVEHLAPDLVVLISPAVDTFHRIAMSGYAAFQTPLGDLEVSDYARNELCDEDDDFFISEDGLPKGYAIEIQLPILQRTIGKHSTFKILPIMMGEQSVDLCDETAAALSEVLMSKNVLMIGLCNFKTAFQVEWSNYWQALATQNYSELMRYAVMKGKDWGTGLGIAAITARVAKELSAKHAHKLAEKRSSNQDDLYVAVAFSR, from the coding sequence ATGCTGACAATTTTTCGCACCGTGCGCAAACCCATCTTTGCTGGTTCGCACTACCCAGATGCGCCTGAGGCACTTATGGCGATGATTGATACCGCCCTTGCAACTGTTCAGCCAGAACCCATCGGGGAGGTTAAGGCGATGCTTCTGCCTTACTCCACCTACGATGAGGTGCTGCCTGTGCTTGCCAAAGCTTATCGGCAAGTTGAGCATCTTGCACCTGATTTGGTTGTGCTTATCTCCCCCGCCGTTGACACCTTCCACCGCATTGCGATGTCAGGCTATGCGGCTTTTCAGACCCCCTTGGGCGACTTGGAGGTCAGTGACTATGCGCGCAACGAACTTTGTGATGAAGATGATGACTTCTTCATCTCCGAAGACGGTTTGCCGAAAGGTTACGCAATTGAAATTCAACTACCAATTTTGCAGCGCACAATTGGCAAGCATAGCACGTTCAAAATTTTGCCAATTATGATGGGTGAGCAAAGTGTCGATTTATGCGACGAAACTGCCGCTGCACTTAGCGAGGTCTTGATGAGCAAAAATGTCCTGATGATTGGGCTCTGCAATTTCAAAACTGCTTTTCAGGTGGAGTGGTCAAACTACTGGCAAGCCTTGGCTACACAGAACTACAGCGAGCTAATGCGCTACGCCGTTATGAAAGGCAAAGATTGGGGCACAGGACTTGGCATTGCGGCTATTACCGCACGCGTGGCCAAAGAGCTTTCTGCAAAGCATGCCCACAAATTGGCTGAAAAACGAAGTAGCAATCAAGACGATTTGTATGTGGCGGTGGCCTTTTCGCGCTAA
- a CDS encoding DUF2520 domain-containing protein encodes MVTHRSHLHLSQFRVTLVGSGALGSALARAMSEKGYPFLAVINRTLASANLLAEALSIPLASDRLEHIPQETNLLLLAVNDGSLSSVSETIASLRLGFKNLAAIHFSGALTDEVLKPLADKGAITLSLHPFQTFTRNTSSHAHLFKCYFGLQATELEGIEIGKKLAHDLGGKVMIIPKDAKTLYHIAGVMVSNYLVTLTSLATEIFAGLGIKPNEAYQVFEPIMQSTMLNMRHANDLRDALSGPIERGDARTVRKHLRELAEQLPHILPVYVALAIETVRVAIHKGSISQTEAAEILDALEHFAKREAST; translated from the coding sequence ATGGTTACGCATCGTTCTCATCTTCATCTCTCGCAGTTTCGTGTCACCTTAGTGGGCAGTGGCGCACTTGGCAGTGCTTTGGCCAGAGCGATGTCCGAAAAAGGCTACCCTTTTCTTGCGGTGATTAACCGCACGCTCGCTAGTGCGAACCTGCTGGCTGAAGCACTGTCTATTCCCCTTGCCTCTGACCGCTTGGAGCACATTCCGCAAGAGACCAACTTACTTTTGCTCGCCGTCAACGATGGCTCGCTTTCATCGGTGTCTGAAACCATTGCTTCATTGCGTCTGGGGTTTAAAAACTTAGCGGCTATTCATTTCTCGGGTGCGCTCACCGATGAAGTTCTGAAGCCGCTGGCAGATAAAGGTGCAATCACCCTGTCCCTTCACCCGTTTCAAACCTTTACCCGCAACACCTCATCTCATGCCCACCTCTTTAAATGCTATTTTGGTCTGCAAGCCACTGAGCTCGAGGGCATAGAAATTGGTAAAAAGTTAGCCCATGACCTCGGTGGTAAAGTCATGATTATCCCCAAAGACGCTAAAACACTATACCATATTGCTGGCGTAATGGTTAGCAACTACCTTGTTACCCTTACCAGCCTTGCCACAGAGATTTTCGCTGGCTTAGGTATCAAACCTAACGAAGCGTATCAAGTGTTTGAGCCTATTATGCAAAGCACGATGCTAAATATGCGCCATGCCAACGATTTGCGTGACGCTCTCTCAGGCCCCATAGAGCGCGGTGATGCACGCACTGTTCGGAAGCATCTACGCGAACTTGCTGAGCAATTGCCGCATATCTTGCCAGTCTATGTTGCCCTTGCTATTGAAACAGTGCGTGTGGCTATCCATAAAGGCTCAATCTCACAAACTGAGGCGGCTGAAATTTTAGACGCCTTGGAACACTTCGCTAAACGTGAAGCCAGCACTTAA